One Solanum lycopersicum chromosome 2, SLM_r2.1 genomic region harbors:
- the LOC101247978 gene encoding wall-associated receptor kinase-like 20: MAISNLSIFIIFLVLQFLCITEAQSSICRNSCGDIPIQYPFGIDDGCGSPFYRHILVCTGGQLQLRTPSGRYPVRNLSYMDPHILVTDPLMWNCLDGDNFRPTRPFSLDTSTHFTLSSENDYLFFNCSESDVLVEPKPMFCERFPDQCDSTCDSSSYLCRHMPECPTALRSSSCCSYYPKATESLRLMLKHCASYTSVYWRNLGSTPAFDQAPEYGIRVDFDIPVTTRCLQCQDTAKGGGTCGFDIETQDFLCLCDKGNSTTYCNDHTSSHRRGVVAGTATAISVAGAFGIGAGVWYLKKLRAKAPVTHGVQTNENRLF, encoded by the exons ATGGCCATTTCAAATTTGTCCatctttattattttccttGTACTTCAATTTCTATGCATAACAGAAGCTCAATCAAGCATTTGTAGAAATTCTTGTGGCGATATCCCAATTCAGTATCCTTTTGGCATTGATGATGGCTGTGGAAGTCCATTTTATCGACACATTCTTGTATGCACTGGTGGTCAGCTTCAACTCAGAACCCCTTCTGGTAGATATCCTGTTAGAAATTTGAGTTATATGGATCCACATATTCTTGTGACCGATCCCTTAATGTGGAATTGTCTAGATGGTGACAATTTTCGACCTACCAGGCCGTTTAGCCTAGATACTAGCACACATTTCACTTTGTCCTCTGAAAATGACTACTTGTTCTTTAATTGTAGTGAAAGTGATGTGTTAGTTGAGCCAAAACCAATGTTCTGCGAGCGTTTCCCTGATCAGTGTGATTCAACTTGTGATAGTTCGAGTTATCTTTGTAGGCACATGCCTGAATGTCCTACTGCTTTGAGGAGTAGCTCTTGTTGTTCTTACTATCCCAAAGCTACTGAATCTTTGAGGCTGATGTTGAAGCATTGTGCAAGCTATACTAGTGTGTATTGGAGGAATCTTGGTTCAACCCCCGCGTTTGATCAGGCTCCTGAGTATGGGATTAgagttgattttgatattcCAGTCACTACGCGATGCTTGCAGTGTCAAGATACTGCTAAGGGAGGGGGAACTTGTGGATTTGATATAGAAACACAGGATTTCTTGTGCCTGTGTGACAAAGGGAACAGTACTACTTACTGTAATG ATCATACGAGCTCTCACAGAAGAGGAGTTGTAGCAG GAACAGCAACTGCAATTTCAGTAGCAGGGGCATTTGGAATCGGAGCTGGTGTATGGTACTTGAAGAAACTCAGAGCAAAAGCACCGGTAACTCATGGAGTTCAAACCAATGAGAATAGACTCTTCTGA
- the LOC101255166 gene encoding probable pectate lyase 16: MAKSINSLQILSWLLIICSFFTIVASKSSDKDETKSLHDFFPSYDPQPHKNGLLNVIDSCWRWKGDWSSNRKALADCAIGFGSSTIGGKYGDIYIVNDSSDDPINPKPGTLRYGAIQSEPLWIIFKRDMVLTLENELMVNSYKTIDGRGAKVEISNGPCITLDYVTNVIIHGISIHDCKPGKKGMVRSSPEHVGERSGSDGDAISVFTSSNVWIDHCYLARATDGLLDVIHASTAVTISNNYFTEHDKVMLLGHNDEYTADRNMKVTVVYNHFGRELVQRMPRVRHGYAHVANNYYDQWLMYAIGGSADPTIFSEGNYFIAPDKAYNKEVTKRETEEKGWKSWKWRSSNDMFMNGAYFLPSGYGSIAPKYTRGQSFIVAHGAFTPSLTSNAGPLQCVVNEPC, encoded by the exons ATGGCAAAATCAATTAATTCCCTCCAAATACTTTCATGGCTTCtaattatttgttcttttttcacCATTGTAGCTAGTAAATCAAGTGATAAAGATGAAACTAAATCACTACATGATTTTTTTCCAAGTTATGATCCTCAGCCTCACAAAAACGGCCTACTCAATGTCATCGACTCGTGTTGGAGATGGAAAGGCGATTGGTCATCCAATCGGAAGGCTTTAGCGGATTGTGCAATAGGCTTTGGAAGTAGTACCATAGGTGGTAAATATGGTGACATTTATATTGTGAATGACTCTTCTGATGACCCTATAAATCCTAAACCAGGCACACTTAGGTATGGTGCAATTCAGTCCGAGCCACTTTGGATAATTTTCAAAAGGGACATGGTACTTACACTTGAAAATGAACTTATGGTGAATAGTTATAAGACTATCGATGGCAGAGGAGCGAAAGTGGAAATCTCTAATGGTCCATGTATCACATTGGACTATGTCACAAATGTTATTATTCATGGGATTAGTATTCATGATTGTAAGCCTGGTAAAAAGGGTATGGTTAGGAGTAGTCCTGAACATGTTGGTGAAAGATCAGGCTCTGATGGTGATGCTATAAGTGTGTTTACATCGTCCAATGTTTGGATTGATCATTGCTATCTTGCTCGTGCAACGGATGGACTACTCGATGTTATTCATGCTTCAACTGCAGTAACCATTTCCAACAATTACTTCACTGAGCATGACAAA GTTATGTTATTGGGACACAACGATGAATATACTGCGGACAGAAACATGAAAGTCACTGTAGTTTACAACCATTTTGGCCGCGAATTAGTTCAGAGAATGCCAAG GGTTAGGCATGGGTATGCTCATGTGGCCAACAACTATTATGATCAATGGTTAATGTATGCTATTGGTGGTAGTGCAGATCCAACAATATTCAGTGAAGGAAATTATTTCATTGCTCCTGACAAAGCTTACAACAAAGAG GTTACCAAGAGGGAGactgaagaaaaaggatggaagAGTTGGAAATGGAGATCCTCCAATGATATGTTTATGAATGGAGCTTATTTTCTTCCATCTGGATATGGAAGTATTGCTCCAAAATACACGAGAGgacaatcgttcattgttgctCACGGAGCATTTACTCCCTCTTTAACTTCCAATGCTGGTCCTCTTCAATGTGTTGTCAATGAACCTTGCTAA
- the LOC101254868 gene encoding probable pectate lyase 16, which translates to MASLALVLALLFLCISTLQAEYYAPSKNYYAPSTTKKTMNVIDSCWRAKSNWAKNRYALADCAVGYGKAAIGGKNGAIYVVTNPSDDPVNPKPGTLRYGVIQSKPLWIIFNKDMVITLKNELMINSYKTIDGRGAKVEIAYGPCITIQRVSHVIIHGISIHDCKPGKRGIVRDSPVHAGHRNGADGDGIDIFQSTHVWIDHCYLARCTDGLIDVIHASTGVTISNNYFTQHDKVMLFGHNDNNKEDKIMKVTVAFNYFGPGLIERMPRVRLGYAHVANNRYEKWLMYAIGGSANPTIFSEGNYFLASKSTQVTKRESKNGWQNWKWRSSKDKFLNGAYFIPSGYGTTNPYYSKAQSFPVADGSMVPSLTADAGPLRCTSYKC; encoded by the exons ATGGCTTCTTTAGCACTTGTACTTGCTCTTCTTTTCTTGTGTATCTCAACGTTACAAGCCGAGTACTATGCACCTAGTAAAAACTATTATGCACCTTCTACTACTAAAAAAACCATGAACGTGATCGATTCATGTTGGCGTGCCAAGTCAAACTGGGCCAAAAATCGCTATGCATTAGCCGATTGTGCTGTCGGCTATGGCAAAGCAGCTATCGGAGGGAAAAACGGTGCGATATACGTCGTTACTAACCCGTCCGATGACCCGGTCAACCCTAAACCGGGTACACTAAGATATGGTGTAATCCAATCTAAACCACTGTGGATTATTTTCAACAAGGATATGGTTATAACGTTAAAGAATGAGCTTATGATCAATAGTTACAAAACTATTGATGGAAGGGGTGCAAAAGTTGAAATTGCATATGGACCTTGTATAACAATTCAACGTGTTAGTCATGTGATTATACATGGGATCAGTATACATGATTGTAAGCCGGGGAAAAGAGGTATAGTCCGGGATAGTCCGGTGCATGCCGGCCATCGTAACGGCGCCGACGGAGACGGCATTGATATATTTCAATCCACTCATGTTTGGATAGACCATTGTTATCTTGCACGTTGTACCGATGGACTTATTGACGTTATTCATGCTTCTACTGGTGTTACCATTTCAAATAACTACTTCACTCAGCATGATAAA GTTATGTTATTTGGGcacaatgataacaataaagaagACAAGATTATGAAAGTTACGGTAGCTTTCAACTACTTTGGCCCTGGTTTAATTGAAAGAATGCCAAG AGTAAGGCTAGGTTATGCTCATGTGGCCAACAATCGTTACGAAAAATGGTTGATGTATGCTATTGGTGGAAGTGCTAATCCAACCATATTTAGTGaaggaaattattttttggcATCTAAATCCACACAA GTTACAAAAAGGGAATCTAAGAATGGATGGCAAAATTGGAAGTGGAGGTCTTCAAAGGATAAATTTTTGAATGGAGCCTATTTTATACCATCTGGTTATGGTACTACTAATCCATATTACTCAAAGGCTCAATCATTTCCTGTGGCTGATGGATCTATGGTTCCTTCTTTAACTGCTGATGCTGGACCTTTGCGTTGTACTTCTTACAAATGTTAA